The following coding sequences lie in one Pirellulales bacterium genomic window:
- a CDS encoding tetratricopeptide repeat protein, with product MSTRDFLTNRPSGPAPSAKPDEQSRLEDAMRRADELLVTSLKVDERRRNRRRIILFSLGGLAMIGIVCALLMAFSAESEKGGQLSAEGWKLWQAQQFNEALGKFEEAVKLDPKNVNAYNGLGWS from the coding sequence ATGTCCACCCGCGATTTCTTGACGAATCGACCTTCCGGCCCGGCGCCATCCGCGAAGCCGGACGAACAATCACGCCTCGAGGACGCGATGCGCCGAGCGGATGAGCTGCTCGTCACATCGCTTAAGGTTGACGAGCGCCGGCGAAACCGGCGCCGAATAATCCTGTTTTCACTGGGAGGATTGGCCATGATTGGAATCGTTTGTGCGCTGTTGATGGCGTTCAGTGCCGAGTCGGAAAAGGGCGGGCAACTCTCCGCCGAGGGTTGGAAACTTTGGCAAGCCCAACAATTCAACGAGGCCCTCGGCAAATTCGAAGAAGCGGTCAAGCTCGACCCCAAAAACGTGAATGCTTACAACGGCCTCGGCTGGTCGTAA